A window of Cryptomeria japonica chromosome 3, Sugi_1.0, whole genome shotgun sequence contains these coding sequences:
- the LOC131063894 gene encoding tetraspanin-8-like produces MVRFSNNIIGLLNFATFVLSIPVLGGGIWLATKADSDCEKFLQWPVIAIGAFLMIVSLAGLVGACCRVTWLLWFYSAVMFILIVLLFCFTVFAFVVTNKGAGETVSGKGYKEYRLGDYSNWLQKRVEKSSNWNKIKSCLQDAKVCKSLADDSVNEVAEQFYKKNLSPIQSGCCKPPTSCGFVYVNATNWTSTTTNSTDVDCSRWNNEQDQLCYSCNSCKAGVLANLKHDWRKIAVINIIMLIALVVVYSVGCCAFRNNRRDNRNGYKGGYA; encoded by the exons ATGGTTCGTTTCAGCAATAACATCATTGGATTACTTAATTTTGCGACATTTGTGCTGTCCATCCCGGTATTGGGCGGAGGAATATGGCTCGCAACAAAGGCAGACAGTGATTGCGAGAAGTTTCTTCAATGGCCTGTCATCGCCATTGGAGCCTTTCTTATGATCGTCTCTCTCGCCGGTCTGGTGGGTGCCTGTTGCAGAGTCACATGGCTGCTCTGGTTTTACTCTGCTGTCATGTTTATTCTCATTGTGCTCTTGTTCTGCTTCACTGTCTTCGCCTTCGTAGTCACCAACAAGGGCGCCGGGGAGACAGTTTCAGGAAAAGGATACAAAGAATACAGGCTGGGGGACTACTCAAACTGGTTGCAGAAGAGAGTGGAGAAGAGCAGCAACTGGAACAAAATCAAAAGCTGCCTTCAGGACGCCAAAGTATGCAAAAGCCTCGCCGATGATTCGGTCAACGAAGTTGCAGAGCAGTTCTACAAAAAGAATTTATCCCCAATTCAG TCGGGTTGCTGCAAGCCTCCAACATCGTGCGGCTTTGTGTATGTGAACGCCACTAATTGGACTTCCACGACAACCAACTCAACGGACGTGGACTGTAGCAGATGGAATAATGAACAGGATCAGCTGTGCTATAGCTGTAACTCATGCAAGGCGGGTGTGCTGGCGAACTTGAAGCACGACTGGCGTAAGATTGCAGTTATCAATATTATAATGCTCATCGCTCTGGTTGTGGTTTATTCTGTGGGGTGCTGTGCGTTCAGGAATAATAGGCGTGATAATAGAAATGGATATAAGGGTGGATATGCTTGA